In Saccharomyces cerevisiae S288C chromosome VIII, complete sequence, a genomic segment contains:
- the IMD2 gene encoding IMP dehydrogenase IMD2 (Inosine monophosphate dehydrogenase; catalyzes the rate-limiting step in GTP biosynthesis, expression is induced by mycophenolic acid resulting in resistance to the drug, expression is repressed by nutrient limitation; IMD2 has a paralog, YAR073W/YAR075W, that arose from a segmental duplication), which yields MAAIRDYKTALDFTKSLPRPDGLSVQELMDSKIRGGLTYNDFLILPGLVDFASSEVSLQTKLTRNITLNIPLVSSPMDTVTESEMATFMALLGGIGFIHHNCTPEDQADMVRRVKNYENGFINNPIVISPTTTVGEAKSMKEKYGFAGFPVTTDGKRNAKLVGVITSRDIQFVEDNSLLVQDVMTKNPVTGAQGITLSEGNEILKKIKKGRLLVVDEKGNLVSMLSRTDLMKNQNYPLASKSANTKQLLCGASIGTMDADKERLRLLVKAGLDVVILDSSQGNSIFELNMLKWVKESFPGLEVIAGNVVTREQAANLIAAGADGLRIGMGTGSICITQEVMACGRPQGTAVYNVCEFANQFGVPCMADGGVQNIGHITKALALGSSTVMMGGMLAGTTESPGEYFYQDGKRLKAYRGMGSIDAMQKTGTKGNASTSRYFSESDSVLVAQGVSGAVVDKGSIKKFIPYLYNGLQHSCQDIGCRSLTLLKNNVQRGKVRFEFRTASAQLEGGVHNLHSYEKRLHN from the coding sequence ATGGCCGCCATTAGAGACTACAAGACCGCACTAGACTTTACCAAGAGCCTACCAAGACCGGATGGTTTGTCAGTGCAGGAATTGATGGACTCCAAGATCAGAGGTGGGTTGACTTATAACGATTTTTTAATCTTACCAGGTTTAGTCGATTTTGCGTCCTCTGAAGTTAGCCTACAGACCAAGCTAACCAGGAATATTACTTTAAATATTCCATTAGTTTCCTCTCCAATGGACACGGTGACAGAGTCAGAAATGGCCACTTTTATGGCTCTGTTGGGTGGTATCGGTTTCATTCACCATAACTGTACCCCAGAGGACCAAGCTGACATGGTCAGAAGAGTCAAGAACTATGAAAATGGGTTTATTAACAACCCTATAGTGATTTCTCCAACTACGACCGTTGGTGAAGCTAAGAGCATGAAGGAAAAGTATGGATTTGCAGGCTTCCCTGTCACGACAGATGGAAAGAGAAATGCAAAGTTGGTGGGTGTCATCACCTCTCGTGATATACAATTCGTTGAGGACAACTCTTTACTCGTTCAGGATGTCATGACCAAAAACCCTGTTACCGGCGCACAAGGTATCACATTATCAGAAGGTAACGAAAttctaaagaaaatcaaaaaggGTAGGCTATTGGTTGTTGATGAAAAGGGTAACTTAGTTTCTATGCTTTCCCGAACtgatttaatgaaaaatcagAACTACCCATTAGCGTCCAAATCTGCCAACACCAAGCAACTGTTATGTGGTGCTTCTATTGGGACTATGGACGCTGATAAAGAAAGACTAAGATTATTGGTAAAAGCTGGGTTGGATGTCGTCATATTGGATTCATCCCAAGGAAACTCTATCTTCGAATTGAACATGCTCAAGTGGGTCAAAGAGAGTTTCCCAGGTCTGGAAGTCATCGCTGGTAACGTTGTCACCAGGGAACAAGCTGCCAATTTGATTGCTGCCGGTGCGGACGGTTTGAGAATTGGTATGGGAACTGGCTCTATTTGTATTACCCAAGAAGTTATGGCTTGTGGTAGGCCACAAGGTACAGCCGTCTACAATGTGTGTGAATTTGCTAACCAATTCGGTGTTCCATGTATGGCTGATGGTGGTGTTCAAAACATTGGTCATATTACCAAAGCTTTGGCTCTTGGTTCTTCTACTGTTATgatgggtggtatgttggCCGGTACTACCGAATCACCAGGTGAATATTTCTATCAAGATGGTAAAAGATTGAAGGCGTATCGTGGTATGGGCTCCATTGACGCCATGCAAAAGACTGGTACCAAAGGTAATGCATCTACCTCCCGTTACTTTTCCGAATCAGACAGTGTTTTGGTCGCACAAGGTGTCTCCGGTGCTGTCGTTGACAAAGGATCCATTAAGAAATTTATTCCATATTTGTACAATGGTTTACAACATTCCTGTCAAGACATCGGCTGTAGGTCGCTAACTTTATTAAAGAATAATGTTCAAAGGGGTAAAGTTAGATTTGAATTCAGAACCGCTTCTGCTCAACTAGAAGGTGGCGTTCATAATTTACATTCTTACGAAAAGCGTTTACATAACTGA